The Nicotiana tomentosiformis chromosome 2, ASM39032v3, whole genome shotgun sequence genome includes the window TATGATCCGCttccccctctagggcggcctCGAGGTAATTAGGCCTTACCCCTGTTGTGTGGGTGGTGTAGCTGCTAGTGCTGAAATCTTAGGTTGTGAGCTCTGTTGTAGAACCCTACACAATAGTTTGGAAAAATgtctcttgagatgactcaaatCTCTACACTCATAGCCCgaatgcactgaatgatgactgttGACCTTGATAGCCTAAAGATCTGCTTGTGGAAATCTGGGCAGATGGAGCACGGTAATAACGTTGTGCCGGCAATGCACTaaatgatgactgagttgggcatGCACTGTAATAACTATGGCTAAATAAAGAACATGAGAAACATGTCAAACCGCCTGAACGGGTCTAGAAGAGCGACCTCTGTTGTAATGGGActggcctctagatgaggcactgctgaaaccacctgaactaTTAGGAATCTTGGCCGCCCGCTCCTCACACTCCTGCCTGCGAACTAGATCTAAGCGTGTAGCAATCTCGACAACCTTATCTAACCCAGCATCCGTCTTAGCCTCTCGAGCCATACAGAAACTCATATTATAgttaaggccatcaatgaacctcgtAATCTTCTTCCTCTCAGTGGTAACCAACCATATAGAATGACGGGCCAAATTTGCAAACCTCATCTTAAGCTGAGTCACAGTCATATCTCCCTAGCGTAGCCACTCAAAATCtctacgcaactcctctctgcgagtttgtggaacaaacttctcaaagaagagactgagatatcaTTCCATGAAAAGTGGCGCTACGCCAACTGGCCTGCTCAACTTATAGGTCTGCCACCATATGCCAGTTGCCCCTGTCAGCTGAAAAGTGGTAAATGCAACTCCACTGGTCATTAAAATACTTGTTGTGCGAAGAATCCGCTAACACCGGTGTATGAAATCCTGAGCATCCCCTA containing:
- the LOC117278168 gene encoding uncharacterized protein; translation: MTVTQLKMRFANLARHSIWLVTTERKKITRFIDGLNYNMSFCMAREAKTDAGLDKVVEIATRLDLVRRQECEERAAKIPNSSGGFSSASSRGQSHYNRGRSSRPVQAAQRMVGKGCMAYLASVKDINADAPTVESVSIVRDFLDVFPADLAGMPPERDNHYDIDLV